One segment of Streptomyces bathyalis DNA contains the following:
- a CDS encoding ABC transporter substrate-binding protein: MRRSRARNAVTVTLAAAMTAVTAACGGGSSTDGEGSNDNPKELTYWASNQGTSLAHDKRVLTPELKRFEKQTGIKVKLEVIPWDSLLDRILAATSSGQGPDVLNIGNTWSASLQATGALLPWNKKNLAKVGGAERFTPSALAAAGAPQKDPAALPLYSLAYGLYYNKKMFKDAGIDGPPATWDELVKDGKKLTGDGKYGIAVEGGDPVENSHHAFILGKQHGADFFDPSGKATFDSPGAVKAIKQYVDLIASEKIASSGNAEYAKDESVRDFAKGKAGMLMWQAAANGLKANGMKPDEYGVAPIPVQARGSGEKGTRSMVAGINLAVFKNSDNIDGAVKFAKFMTSDKEQRLLNETYGSIPPVKSAQTGKAFETPDLKVLRDVLTSSSAPLPQVKDESKFETLVGNATKELFADAAAGRKVTSESVKKELSAAQQQMRK, translated from the coding sequence ATGCGCAGAAGCCGGGCACGCAACGCAGTCACCGTCACACTCGCCGCCGCAATGACGGCCGTCACCGCCGCGTGCGGCGGCGGCAGTTCGACCGACGGTGAGGGCAGCAACGACAACCCGAAGGAGCTCACGTACTGGGCCAGCAACCAGGGCACCAGCCTCGCCCACGACAAGCGTGTGCTCACGCCGGAGTTGAAGCGCTTCGAGAAGCAGACCGGGATCAAGGTCAAGCTCGAAGTCATCCCGTGGGACAGCCTCCTGGACCGCATCCTCGCCGCAACCTCCTCCGGCCAGGGCCCCGACGTGCTGAACATCGGCAACACATGGTCCGCCTCGCTCCAGGCGACGGGAGCACTGCTGCCCTGGAACAAGAAGAACCTGGCCAAGGTCGGCGGGGCCGAGCGCTTCACCCCCTCCGCGCTGGCCGCCGCCGGGGCGCCCCAGAAGGACCCCGCCGCCCTGCCGCTCTACTCGCTCGCGTACGGGCTCTACTACAACAAGAAGATGTTCAAGGACGCGGGCATCGACGGACCCCCTGCCACCTGGGACGAGTTGGTCAAGGACGGCAAGAAGCTCACCGGTGACGGCAAGTACGGGATAGCCGTCGAGGGCGGCGACCCCGTGGAGAACTCCCACCACGCCTTCATCCTCGGCAAGCAGCACGGCGCAGACTTCTTCGACCCCTCCGGCAAGGCGACGTTCGACTCGCCCGGCGCCGTCAAGGCCATCAAGCAGTACGTGGACCTCATAGCCTCCGAGAAGATCGCGTCGTCCGGCAACGCGGAGTACGCCAAGGACGAGTCGGTACGCGACTTCGCCAAGGGCAAGGCAGGCATGCTGATGTGGCAGGCGGCCGCGAACGGCCTGAAGGCCAACGGCATGAAGCCCGACGAGTACGGCGTCGCACCGATACCCGTGCAGGCGCGCGGCTCGGGAGAGAAGGGCACGCGGTCGATGGTCGCGGGCATCAACCTGGCGGTCTTCAAGAACTCCGACAACATCGACGGCGCGGTGAAGTTCGCGAAGTTCATGACGTCCGACAAGGAGCAGCGCCTCCTCAACGAGACGTACGGATCGATCCCGCCGGTCAAGTCGGCACAGACCGGCAAGGCCTTCGAGACCCCCGACCTGAAGGTGCTGCGCGATGTGCTCACCTCCTCCTCCGCGCCGCTGCCGCAGGTGAAGGACGAGTCGAAGTTCGAGACGCTCGTCGGCAACGCCACCAAGGAGCTCTTCGCCGACGCGGCCGCCGGGCGCAAGGTCACTTCGGAGTCGGTGAAGAAGGAACTGTCCGCCGCGCAGCAGCAGATGCGGAAGTAA
- a CDS encoding carbohydrate ABC transporter permease, giving the protein MTTLSPPPGTAGPTAPEAAPAGNGPSLPRRRRILPDRLRRAGLPYLLLLPALVLEILIHLAPMVVGVVMSFKELTQQYIRDWGAAPWIGADNFRIAVDVNAPVGEALLHSFLVTCAFTVLAVSFAWLLGVTAAILMQESFRGRGVLRALFLTPYALPVYTAVITWSFLLQRDGGMVNHVIHDQLGLTDTEPFWLIGDNSFVALVVVAVWRTWPFAFLILMAALQNIPKELYEAAQVDGAGIWQQIRRITLPSLSPVNQVLVLVLFLWTFNDFNVPYILFGKSAPEAADLVSIHIYQSSFVTWDFGSGSAMSVLLLLFLLVVTGCYLLATGAGRKRDV; this is encoded by the coding sequence ATGACGACTCTCAGCCCCCCACCGGGCACGGCCGGCCCGACGGCACCTGAGGCGGCCCCGGCCGGCAACGGGCCCTCACTCCCCCGGCGCAGGCGCATCCTCCCCGACCGCCTGCGCCGGGCCGGACTGCCCTACCTCCTGCTGCTGCCGGCACTCGTCCTGGAGATCCTCATCCACCTGGCGCCGATGGTCGTCGGCGTGGTGATGAGCTTCAAGGAACTGACGCAGCAGTACATCCGCGACTGGGGCGCGGCGCCATGGATCGGTGCGGACAACTTCCGCATCGCCGTGGACGTCAACGCCCCTGTCGGGGAAGCCCTGTTGCACTCGTTCCTGGTCACCTGCGCCTTCACGGTGCTGGCGGTCTCGTTCGCGTGGCTGCTGGGCGTGACGGCGGCGATCCTGATGCAGGAGTCCTTCCGCGGACGCGGTGTGCTGCGGGCGCTGTTCCTGACGCCGTACGCGCTGCCCGTGTACACCGCCGTCATCACTTGGTCCTTCCTGCTCCAGCGCGACGGCGGCATGGTCAACCACGTCATCCACGACCAGTTGGGTCTCACCGACACCGAACCGTTCTGGCTGATCGGCGACAACAGCTTCGTCGCGCTGGTCGTCGTGGCCGTGTGGCGCACCTGGCCGTTCGCGTTCCTGATCCTGATGGCCGCGCTGCAGAACATCCCGAAGGAGCTGTACGAGGCGGCGCAGGTCGACGGCGCCGGCATCTGGCAGCAGATCCGCCGGATCACGCTGCCGTCACTGAGCCCCGTCAACCAGGTGCTGGTGCTGGTGCTGTTCCTGTGGACGTTCAACGACTTCAACGTCCCGTACATCCTGTTCGGCAAGTCGGCACCGGAGGCCGCGGACCTGGTCTCGATCCACATCTACCAATCGTCCTTCGTCACCTGGGACTTCGGCTCCGGCTCGGCCATGTCCGTACTGCTGCTGCTCTTCCTGCTCGTGGTGACGGGCTGCTATCTGCTGGCGACCGGCGCGGGGAGGAAGCGCGATGTCTGA
- a CDS encoding carbohydrate ABC transporter permease: MVSPTAPPRSFVWTRRIVLTLLTIFAATPLLVMVSSSLKPLQDVSDRFRWIPSSLTISPYVDIWSTVPLADYFLNSLIVAGAATGCSVLIATFAAYAVSRYRFRGKRLFTVTILSTQMFPGILFLLPLFLIFVNLGNATGIALYGSRGALIVTYLTFTLPFSIWMLIGYFDSIPRDLDEAALTDGCGPLGALMRVVVPAAVPGIVAVAVYSFMTAWGEVLFASVMTNETTRTLAIGLQGYATQTQVYWNQVMAASLVASVPIVAGFLLLQRYLVAGLTAGAVK; encoded by the coding sequence ATGGTCTCCCCCACGGCACCGCCACGCTCCTTCGTCTGGACGCGGCGCATCGTCCTGACACTGCTCACGATCTTCGCGGCGACTCCGCTGCTGGTGATGGTGAGCAGTTCGCTCAAGCCGCTCCAGGATGTCTCGGACCGCTTCCGGTGGATCCCGAGCTCGTTGACGATCAGCCCGTACGTCGACATCTGGAGCACGGTCCCGCTCGCGGACTACTTCCTCAACTCGCTGATCGTGGCGGGCGCGGCGACCGGGTGCTCGGTGCTCATCGCCACGTTCGCGGCCTATGCCGTCAGCCGATACCGCTTCCGCGGCAAGCGCCTGTTCACGGTCACGATCCTCTCGACGCAGATGTTCCCCGGCATCCTCTTCCTGCTGCCGCTCTTCCTCATCTTCGTCAACCTCGGCAACGCCACGGGCATAGCGCTGTACGGCTCGCGCGGGGCGCTCATCGTCACTTACCTCACCTTCACCCTGCCCTTCTCCATCTGGATGCTGATCGGGTACTTCGACTCCATACCCCGCGACCTGGACGAGGCGGCTCTCACCGACGGATGCGGGCCGCTCGGGGCACTGATGCGCGTGGTGGTGCCGGCCGCGGTGCCCGGCATCGTCGCCGTCGCCGTCTACTCGTTCATGACGGCGTGGGGCGAGGTCCTCTTCGCGTCCGTCATGACCAACGAGACCACCCGAACCCTCGCCATCGGGCTCCAGGGCTACGCCACGCAGACGCAGGTGTACTGGAACCAGGTCATGGCGGCCTCGCTCGTCGCGAGCGTGCCGATCGTCGCCGGTTTCCTGCTGCTCCAGCGCTATCTCGTCGCCGGGCTCACAGCGGGCGCCGTGAAGTGA
- a CDS encoding GH1 family beta-glucosidase — MSEATEASHAPVTSPFALPADFLWGVATASYQIEGAAAEDGREPSIWDTFSRVPGAVANGDTGDVACDHYHRWREDIALMKQLGVDAYRFSIAWPRVVPGGSGRTNEAGLAFYDRLTDALLEEGITPFPTLYHWDLPQALQDRGGWPVRETAEHFASYASKVAERLGDRVKNWATLNEPLCSAWIGHLEGAMAPGLTDIEAAVRASYHLHLGHGLAVQAIRAAVPDAQVGIVNNLTHCEPASDKEADVAAAVRADGHTNRWWMDPLHGRGYPQDMLELYGVELPEQQGDLRTIAEPLDWLGLNYYFRNLVADDPGGALPRARQVVPAGARRTHMDWEVHPSGLTKTLLRMTDDYGARRLYVTENGSAYPDVVGPDGQVDDPERVRYLDEHLAACVDAVDEGVPLVGYFAWSLMDNFEWAYGYDKRFGLVHVDYPTQRRTIKSSGHHYADIVRKHRRRARRAA, encoded by the coding sequence GTGTCCGAAGCGACCGAAGCCTCCCACGCGCCGGTGACCTCACCGTTCGCGCTGCCCGCCGACTTCCTCTGGGGCGTGGCCACGGCCTCGTACCAGATCGAGGGTGCCGCCGCGGAAGACGGCCGCGAACCCTCCATCTGGGACACCTTCTCCCGGGTCCCCGGTGCGGTCGCGAACGGCGACACCGGCGATGTGGCCTGCGACCACTACCACCGGTGGCGCGAGGACATCGCCCTGATGAAGCAACTGGGCGTGGACGCCTACCGGTTCTCCATCGCCTGGCCGCGCGTCGTCCCCGGCGGCAGCGGGAGGACCAACGAGGCCGGGCTGGCCTTCTACGACCGGCTGACCGACGCGCTGCTGGAGGAGGGCATCACGCCCTTCCCGACGCTCTACCACTGGGACCTGCCGCAGGCGCTCCAGGACCGAGGCGGCTGGCCGGTGCGCGAGACCGCCGAGCACTTCGCCTCGTACGCCTCGAAGGTCGCGGAGCGGCTCGGTGACCGCGTCAAGAACTGGGCGACGCTCAACGAGCCGCTGTGCTCCGCGTGGATCGGCCACCTGGAAGGAGCGATGGCACCCGGGCTGACCGACATCGAAGCGGCGGTGCGCGCCTCGTACCACCTGCACCTGGGCCACGGGCTGGCAGTGCAGGCGATCCGCGCGGCGGTGCCGGACGCGCAGGTGGGCATCGTCAACAACCTCACCCACTGCGAGCCGGCGTCCGACAAGGAGGCCGACGTGGCCGCCGCGGTGCGCGCCGACGGGCATACCAACCGCTGGTGGATGGATCCGCTGCACGGCCGCGGCTACCCGCAGGACATGCTGGAGCTGTACGGGGTCGAACTGCCCGAGCAGCAAGGCGACTTGAGGACCATCGCCGAGCCGCTGGACTGGCTGGGCCTGAACTACTACTTCCGCAATCTCGTCGCCGACGACCCCGGCGGCGCGCTCCCCCGCGCGCGTCAGGTCGTACCGGCCGGGGCACGGCGCACCCACATGGACTGGGAGGTGCACCCGTCCGGCCTGACGAAGACGCTGCTGCGGATGACCGACGACTACGGCGCCCGCCGCCTGTACGTCACCGAGAACGGCTCCGCGTACCCGGACGTGGTGGGCCCGGACGGTCAGGTCGACGACCCGGAGCGCGTCCGCTACCTCGATGAGCACCTGGCGGCCTGCGTGGACGCCGTCGACGAAGGTGTGCCGCTGGTGGGCTACTTCGCGTGGTCGCTGATGGACAACTTCGAGTGGGCCTACGGATACGACAAGCGCTTCGGGCTCGTCCACGTGGACTACCCCACCCAGCGGCGGACGATCAAGAGCAGTGGCCACCACTACGCGGACATCGTCCGCAAGCACCGGCGCCGCGCCCGCCGGGCCGCGTAG
- a CDS encoding glycoside hydrolase family 30 protein, with amino-acid sequence MTHRRRLAASATAFALLAGTHVLAGGAAHADGDGKPGTRTAAADSAQVWVTTADGSKRLERGEDVGFDDERQDIDIAVDATDRAQQFTGAGASVTEASARLMSGLPDGEREKLMKSLFSADGDGIGLDYLRQPFGGSDFVAELPYYSYEDEQGSFSVGRDTKEILPLLRQALSINPDIRVMGTPWSAPAWMKDSGKLEGGSLKPENHEAYADYLVKAVRAYAGEGVPVHDLTAQNEPLFETTYPSMGMPAAEQADFLRVLDAKLTAAGLDTELFAYDHNWDKPEYPLEVLEKTGDIDRVQGAAFHCYGGEPEAQQQVRDAGSRVFFTECSGTDSDDPSRTFADSLKWQTENLVVRSMRAGAETVVLWNMALDKSGGPHFGNCETRCNGVVEIDGGDVARNAEYYTLGHVSKFVDRGAHRIGSTTQQPGGVEDVVFENPDGSRAAVVLNSADSARKFSVTESGHSLAYELPAGAVATFTWPAAPAG; translated from the coding sequence GTGACACACCGACGGAGACTCGCCGCTTCGGCGACCGCTTTCGCACTGCTCGCCGGCACCCACGTACTCGCCGGCGGGGCCGCCCACGCGGACGGCGACGGCAAACCCGGCACACGGACGGCAGCCGCCGATTCCGCGCAGGTCTGGGTGACCACCGCCGATGGGAGCAAGCGCCTTGAGCGCGGCGAGGACGTCGGCTTCGACGACGAGCGGCAGGACATCGACATCGCCGTCGACGCGACCGATCGCGCACAGCAGTTCACGGGTGCGGGTGCCTCCGTCACGGAGGCGTCCGCGAGGCTGATGAGCGGGCTGCCGGACGGCGAGCGCGAGAAACTGATGAAGTCCCTGTTCTCCGCGGACGGCGACGGAATCGGCCTGGACTATCTGCGCCAGCCCTTCGGCGGCTCCGACTTCGTCGCCGAACTCCCCTACTACAGCTACGAGGACGAGCAGGGCTCCTTCTCCGTCGGGCGCGACACCAAGGAGATCCTTCCCCTGCTGCGCCAGGCCCTCAGCATCAACCCGGACATCCGCGTCATGGGCACGCCCTGGTCGGCACCCGCCTGGATGAAGGACAGCGGGAAGCTGGAGGGCGGCAGCCTGAAGCCGGAGAACCACGAGGCGTACGCGGACTATCTCGTGAAGGCGGTCCGTGCGTACGCCGGGGAGGGCGTGCCCGTCCACGATCTGACCGCCCAGAACGAGCCGCTGTTCGAGACGACCTACCCGTCCATGGGGATGCCCGCCGCCGAACAGGCGGACTTCCTGCGGGTGCTGGACGCCAAGCTGACCGCGGCCGGACTCGACACGGAGCTCTTCGCCTACGACCACAACTGGGACAAGCCCGAGTATCCGCTCGAAGTCCTGGAGAAGACCGGGGACATCGACCGCGTCCAGGGCGCGGCCTTCCACTGCTACGGCGGTGAGCCGGAGGCGCAGCAGCAGGTGCGGGACGCGGGCAGCCGGGTCTTCTTCACCGAGTGCTCCGGCACCGACAGCGACGATCCGAGCCGCACCTTCGCCGACAGTCTGAAGTGGCAGACGGAGAACCTGGTCGTGCGCAGCATGCGGGCGGGCGCGGAGACCGTCGTGCTGTGGAACATGGCTCTCGACAAGAGCGGCGGCCCGCACTTCGGCAACTGCGAGACGAGGTGCAACGGCGTCGTCGAGATCGACGGCGGCGACGTGGCGAGGAACGCCGAGTACTACACGCTCGGCCACGTCTCCAAGTTCGTGGACCGCGGCGCGCACCGCATCGGGTCGACCACTCAGCAGCCGGGCGGAGTCGAGGACGTGGTCTTCGAGAACCCGGACGGTTCCCGGGCGGCCGTCGTCCTCAACTCCGCCGATTCGGCACGGAAGTTCTCCGTCACGGAGTCCGGTCACTCGCTGGCGTACGAGCTTCCGGCAGGTGCCGTCGCGACCTTCACCTGGCCCGCGGCACCCGCCGGATGA
- a CDS encoding ribonuclease domain-containing protein: MRFPPRIARISALSALSLTLLVGGPAAIAQATADAPTASAPAAVAPADVGKICETKLPKEAHETLDLIDKGGPYPYPQDGTVFQNREGILPDQDEGYYHEYTVETPGSDDRGAKRIVTGEEKQEDYFTEDHYESFDKVDFSC; this comes from the coding sequence ATGAGATTCCCCCCACGAATCGCGCGCATCAGCGCCCTCAGTGCCCTGTCCCTCACTCTCCTCGTCGGCGGTCCCGCCGCGATCGCGCAGGCGACCGCGGACGCCCCGACGGCCTCCGCACCGGCGGCCGTCGCACCCGCGGACGTCGGAAAGATCTGCGAGACGAAGCTGCCGAAGGAGGCCCACGAGACCCTCGACCTCATCGACAAGGGCGGCCCCTACCCGTATCCGCAGGACGGGACCGTCTTCCAGAACCGCGAGGGCATCCTCCCCGACCAGGACGAGGGTTACTACCACGAGTACACCGTTGAGACGCCCGGCTCCGACGACCGCGGAGCCAAGCGCATCGTGACCGGTGAGGAGAAGCAGGAGGACTACTTCACCGAGGACCACTACGAGTCGTTCGACAAGGTCGACTTCAGCTGCTGA
- the alc gene encoding allantoicase: protein MTDTRHPAPAPDSATATGPGAVLPRFTGDANPYGGGDPYADYRSAEFPFTHLADLADRRLGAGVTAANDEFFAERENLLVPGRAEFDPERFGHKGKIMDGWETRRRRGAGAEVPHPTADDHDWALVRLGAPGIVHGIVVDTAHFRGNYPRAVSVEATCLPGAPSPEELLADGTEWTVLVPETVIGGHAANGFAVEDGRRFTHLRLNQHPDGGVARLRVYGEVAPDPEWLAALGTFDLVALENGGRVQDASDRFYSSPSNTILPGRSRQMDDGWETRRRRDTGNDWIRYALTAQAAVRAVEIDTGYLKGNAAGWAALWGRDGAEGEWREMLPRTRLQPDTAHRFLLADASPVTHVRLDIFPDGGIARLRLHGSLTAQGARDLGERHRRTAAGR from the coding sequence ATGACAGACACGCGGCACCCCGCCCCCGCACCCGACTCCGCGACGGCCACCGGCCCCGGCGCCGTGCTCCCGCGCTTCACCGGTGACGCGAACCCGTACGGGGGCGGCGATCCGTACGCCGACTACCGCTCCGCCGAGTTCCCCTTCACCCATCTCGCGGACCTGGCCGACCGCCGGCTCGGCGCCGGAGTCACCGCTGCCAACGACGAGTTCTTCGCGGAGCGCGAGAACCTCCTGGTGCCCGGCCGCGCCGAGTTCGACCCCGAACGCTTCGGCCACAAGGGCAAGATCATGGACGGCTGGGAGACCCGCCGCCGCCGTGGCGCCGGCGCCGAAGTCCCGCACCCCACCGCGGACGACCACGACTGGGCGCTCGTGCGGCTCGGAGCCCCCGGCATCGTGCACGGGATCGTCGTCGACACCGCCCACTTCCGCGGCAACTACCCGCGCGCCGTCTCCGTCGAGGCCACCTGCCTGCCCGGTGCGCCGTCGCCGGAGGAACTGCTCGCCGACGGTACCGAGTGGACGGTCCTCGTGCCGGAGACCGTCATCGGGGGTCACGCCGCCAACGGCTTCGCCGTCGAGGACGGCCGCCGCTTCACGCATCTGCGCCTCAACCAGCACCCCGACGGCGGGGTCGCGCGGCTGCGCGTGTACGGCGAGGTCGCCCCCGATCCCGAGTGGCTGGCGGCCCTGGGCACCTTCGACCTGGTGGCCCTCGAGAACGGCGGCCGCGTTCAGGACGCCTCCGACCGCTTCTACTCCTCGCCCAGCAACACGATTCTGCCCGGCCGTTCACGGCAGATGGACGACGGCTGGGAGACACGCCGCCGCCGCGACACCGGCAACGACTGGATCCGATACGCCCTGACGGCCCAGGCCGCCGTCCGTGCGGTCGAAATCGACACCGGTTACCTCAAGGGCAACGCGGCCGGGTGGGCGGCGCTTTGGGGCAGGGACGGCGCGGAGGGCGAGTGGCGCGAGATGCTTCCGCGCACCCGGCTTCAGCCGGACACCGCGCACCGCTTTCTGCTCGCCGACGCCTCGCCGGTGACCCATGTACGGCTCGACATCTTCCCCGACGGCGGAATCGCCCGGTTGCGTCTGCACGGATCACTCACCGCGCAAGGCGCCCGTGACCTCGGCGAACGTCACCGGAGGACGGCTGCCGGGAGGTGA
- the allB gene encoding allantoinase AllB, producing MLKRRGGQVPGVQLVMRSTRVVTPEGTRAASVSVRDGRITEVGPYDARVPDGAELADAGEDAVLPGLVDTHVHVNDPGRTEWEGFSTATRAAAAGGITTLLDMPLNSLPPTTTVAHLRTKQDTARAQVHVDTGFWGGAIPGNVADLRPLHEAGVFGFKCFLSPSGVEEFPELGPAALESALTEIAGLGGLLIVHAEDPSHLAAAPQKGGPAYADFLASRPRAAENDAIARLIDLARKLDARVHVLHLSSGDALPAIARARREGVAITVETCPHFLTLSAEEVPDGATEFKCCPPIRERANQDALWQGLADGDIDCVVSDHSPCTAELKDGDFGTAWGGISSLQLGLPAVWTAARSRGHTLDDVARWMSSGPARLAGLDGRKGAVAPGHDADFAVLAPEESFTVDPVRLHHRNPVTAYAGSTLHGVVRATWLRGQRIAEDGRPLRQCGRLIERNQHAGRTETQRTERPTA from the coding sequence ATGTTGAAGAGAAGGGGTGGTCAGGTGCCCGGCGTCCAACTCGTCATGCGCTCGACGCGCGTCGTCACACCCGAGGGTACGCGGGCGGCGTCGGTGAGTGTCAGGGACGGCAGGATCACGGAGGTCGGTCCGTACGACGCGCGGGTGCCGGACGGGGCAGAGCTGGCGGACGCGGGCGAGGACGCGGTGCTCCCAGGACTCGTCGACACCCACGTGCACGTCAACGACCCGGGCCGCACCGAGTGGGAGGGCTTCTCCACCGCCACACGAGCCGCGGCGGCGGGCGGCATCACCACGCTCCTCGACATGCCGCTCAACTCCCTCCCGCCGACCACCACCGTCGCCCACCTCCGTACGAAGCAGGACACCGCACGCGCGCAGGTCCACGTCGACACCGGCTTCTGGGGCGGCGCAATCCCCGGCAACGTGGCGGACCTTCGCCCGCTCCACGAGGCGGGTGTCTTCGGATTCAAGTGCTTCCTCTCGCCCTCCGGCGTCGAGGAGTTCCCCGAACTCGGCCCGGCCGCCCTGGAGTCGGCGCTCACCGAGATCGCGGGCCTCGGCGGCCTGCTCATCGTGCACGCCGAGGACCCCTCGCACCTGGCCGCGGCACCGCAGAAGGGCGGCCCCGCCTACGCAGACTTCCTCGCCTCCCGGCCGCGTGCCGCGGAGAACGACGCGATCGCGCGGCTGATCGACCTGGCCCGGAAGCTGGACGCACGCGTCCACGTGCTGCACCTGTCCTCCGGCGACGCGCTGCCGGCCATCGCACGGGCCCGCCGGGAGGGGGTGGCGATCACCGTGGAGACCTGCCCCCACTTCCTCACCCTCTCCGCCGAGGAAGTCCCGGACGGCGCAACGGAGTTCAAGTGCTGTCCGCCCATCCGCGAGCGGGCCAACCAGGACGCCCTCTGGCAGGGCCTGGCCGACGGCGACATCGACTGCGTGGTCTCCGACCACTCGCCCTGCACCGCCGAGCTCAAGGACGGCGACTTCGGTACGGCGTGGGGCGGCATCTCCTCGCTGCAGCTCGGCCTGCCGGCGGTGTGGACGGCAGCGCGCAGTAGGGGTCACACGCTCGACGACGTCGCGCGCTGGATGTCCTCGGGACCCGCCCGGCTCGCCGGGCTGGACGGACGCAAGGGCGCCGTCGCGCCGGGCCACGACGCGGACTTCGCCGTCCTCGCCCCCGAGGAGAGCTTCACCGTCGACCCGGTGCGGCTGCATCACCGCAATCCCGTCACCGCCTACGCCGGCAGCACCCTGCACGGTGTCGTCCGCGCCACATGGCTGCGCGGGCAGCGGATCGCCGAGGACGGCCGCCCTCTCCGGCAGTGCGGTCGGCTGATCGAGCGGAACCAGCACGCCGGCAGGACCGAGACCCAGAGGACCGAGAGGCCCACCGCATGA
- a CDS encoding IclR family transcriptional regulator, translating to MPSSDRRNPATAATPAATGQSGGVQSLERAFDLLERMADAGGEVGLSELSGTSGLPLPTIHRLMRTLVACGYVRQHPNRRYALGPRLIRLGESSSRLLGTWARPHLARLVEETGETANMALLDGDEVVYVAQVPSRHSMRMFTEVGRRVLPHSTGVGKALLAGSSPEEVRAVLARTGMPAATERTITTPEGFLAALEHVREVGYAMDDNEQELGVRCIAVSVPDSPTAAAISISGPAGRVTEAATDKFVPLMHEVAEQLSKALASNGGTGA from the coding sequence GTGCCGTCGTCCGACCGGCGAAACCCCGCCACCGCCGCCACCCCTGCCGCCACGGGGCAGTCGGGCGGCGTCCAGTCACTCGAGCGCGCCTTCGACCTCCTGGAGCGGATGGCCGACGCCGGCGGCGAGGTCGGACTGAGCGAACTCTCCGGCACCAGCGGGCTGCCCCTGCCGACCATCCACCGGCTGATGCGCACCCTTGTGGCCTGCGGCTACGTGCGTCAGCACCCCAACCGCCGCTATGCGCTCGGCCCCCGTCTCATCCGCCTCGGCGAGAGCTCCTCCCGGCTGCTGGGCACGTGGGCGCGGCCGCACCTCGCACGGCTGGTCGAGGAGACGGGCGAGACCGCCAACATGGCGCTGCTCGACGGTGACGAGGTGGTCTACGTGGCGCAGGTGCCCTCCCGGCACTCGATGCGGATGTTCACGGAAGTCGGGCGGCGGGTACTGCCGCACTCCACGGGCGTGGGCAAGGCACTGCTGGCCGGCAGCTCGCCGGAAGAGGTGCGCGCGGTGCTCGCCCGCACGGGCATGCCCGCGGCGACCGAGCGGACCATCACCACACCGGAGGGCTTCCTCGCGGCACTGGAACACGTCCGCGAGGTGGGCTATGCGATGGACGACAACGAGCAGGAGCTGGGGGTGCGTTGCATCGCCGTCTCGGTGCCCGACTCACCGACGGCGGCGGCGATCTCGATCTCCGGACCGGCGGGCAGGGTCACGGAGGCGGCGACGGACAAGTTCGTACCGCTGATGCACGAGGTTGCCGAACAGCTCTCCAAAGCCCTCGCGAGCAACGGCGGCACGGGAGCCTGA
- a CDS encoding cellulose binding domain-containing protein → MGPLADGAVRGFRAVRAVTAGGGAVAVVLLLMAVVLHQTGAWPFARDDSTAERSVPDARLPLPPSALGSGGSPSGGEDDEDGDQGRSDEDGGSGGGDEGRPGQSASTPGAGMRAPGGGGGPAENCGCRATWHVESQWEDFNATVRVLNTGRRPVRAWRITWTWPSGQRLVRGWNAGFRESGGAVTVRSGDGNARIPAGGETTFRLQATGGGSPAPLLVCHVL, encoded by the coding sequence ATGGGGCCCCTTGCGGACGGCGCGGTGCGCGGCTTCAGGGCGGTGCGGGCAGTGACGGCGGGCGGCGGCGCCGTCGCGGTGGTGTTGCTGTTGATGGCGGTGGTCCTTCATCAGACGGGCGCCTGGCCGTTCGCACGGGATGACAGCACGGCCGAGCGGTCCGTTCCCGACGCGAGGTTGCCCCTGCCGCCGTCGGCCCTCGGATCCGGTGGCTCCCCGTCCGGCGGCGAGGACGACGAGGATGGCGACCAGGGCCGCAGTGACGAGGACGGCGGGAGCGGCGGGGGAGACGAAGGCCGCCCGGGACAGAGCGCGTCCACGCCCGGCGCGGGCATGCGGGCCCCGGGAGGGGGCGGCGGCCCGGCGGAGAACTGCGGCTGCCGGGCCACCTGGCACGTGGAAAGTCAGTGGGAGGACTTCAACGCGACGGTGAGGGTGCTCAACACCGGAAGGCGGCCGGTCCGCGCATGGCGGATCACCTGGACCTGGCCCTCCGGTCAGCGGCTCGTCAGGGGCTGGAACGCCGGCTTCCGCGAGTCGGGAGGGGCCGTGACCGTGCGCAGCGGCGACGGCAACGCCCGGATACCCGCGGGAGGTGAGACCACGTTCCGCCTCCAGGCCACCGGAGGCGGAAGTCCCGCACCGCTCCTCGTCTGTCACGTCCTCTGA